CGCTAACCGCCTGGGTGCTAACTCCCTGCTTTCGGCTTCCGTCGATGGCTGGTTCACCCTGCCGTTTACCATCCCGAACTACCTGGCTGATCACCTCAACGAGGAGAAGCTGGCGGAGGATTCCCCAGAAGCACAGGCAACCCTGGCACAGTCCCAGGAGCGCATCGACCGCCTCATGGGCGTGCGCGGTGAGAACCCGCACGGTCCGTCCTACTACCACCGCCAGCTGGGCGATATCCTCTACCACGGCTGCGGTGTGTCCCGTAACGTCGAGGACCTCAAGGCCGCCATCACCAAGATCCGCGAGCTGCGCGAGGACTTCTGGGCTAACGTCCGCATTCCGGGTGAGTCCAACGACATGAACCAGGTGCTGGAGTACGGCCTGCGCGTTGCAGACTACTTGGACTTGGGTGAGCTCATGTGTGTTGACGCCCTGGACCGCGATGAGTCCTGTGGTGCTCACTTCCGCGAGGACCACCTCACCGAGGACGGCGAGGCAGAACGCGACGATGAGAACTGGTGCTTCGTTTCCGCATGGGAGCCGGGCGCAAATAAGAACGAGTTCATCCGCCACGCCGAGCCGCTGTACTTTGATTCGATCCCGCTGATGACAAGGAACTACAAGTAATGAAACTGACACTTGAGATCTGGCGTCAAGCCGGACCGACCCAAGAAGGCCACTTCGAGACCGTCCAGGTGGATGACGCCTCTGAGCAGATGTCCATCCTGGAGCTGCTGGACCACGTCAACGAGGGCTACATTGAGCGCGGCGAAGAGCCCTTCGCCTTCGCTTCCGACTGCCGTGAGGGCATCTGCGGTACCTGTGGTTTGACCGTCAACGGTCGCCCGCACGGCCCAGGCCAGAACACCCCTGCCTGCCAGCAGCGCCTGTTCAACTTCACCGATGGCCAGACCGTCAAGCTGGAGCCATTCCGTTCTGCTGCCTACCCGGTCATCAAGGACATGGTCGTGGACCGCGCGGCACTGGATCACGTCATGGAGCAGGGCGGTTACGTCTCCATGGACGCTGGTACTGCTCCGGATGCGGATACCATGCACCTCAACCACGAGACTGCCGAGTACTCGCTGGACCACGCTGCCTGCATTGGCTGCGGTGCCTGCGTTGCTGCCTGCCCGAACGGTGCGGCTCACCTGTTTACCGGCGCGAAGCTGGTGCACCTTTCCCTCATGCCGCTGGGCAAGGAAGAGCGTGGCCGCCGTGCCCGCAACATGGTCGATGACCTGGAAGCCAACTTCGGTCACTGCTCCCTCTACGGTGAGTGCGCCGACGTCTGCCCGGCCGGCGTTCCGCTGACCGCAGTTTCCGCAGTTACCCGCGAACGTGCACGTGCTGCTTTCCGTGGCAAGGACGACTAAGCTAAGGTTATTCCGTAGGAATACTAGGAACGAGAGAAAGACAGAAAGACTCCGCCATGAGCGATAACACCCATGCAGTCGCTGACTACGCCAGCGAGACCTACCCAGAGTTCTCCGGCAAGATTCAGGACACCTACATTGAGGGCTACGATCCAGTATCCTTCGGTGCTCCTCACTCTTCCCTGCTTCGCACCTCCACCTGGGTGGGCATGGGTCTGATCCTGTCTTGCCTCCCGGCTGCCGGCATCATCATTTGGGGCCTTGGCGTGTGGGACACCCCGCTGGGCACCGCAGGCGAGGGTGACTACACCCTGACCATGATCATCGGCATCATCGCCCTAGTCATTGTGGCCATCGCCGCAGTAGGCACCGTCCACTACGGCCGCCGCTACTACCGCAAGTACCGCAAGGAAACCGGCCGCGCCAACTAGTATTCGCTTTTAAGCTAAGCACCAACAACCCCCGCTCCCCACAGCATGCACGCCATGCAGGGAGGCGGGGGTTGTTGCATATCCTCTGCCAAAGACCCAAGACGGCGGCAACATAGCGTTGCTTTGAGCAGCGCTTGCCGACGCCTCCCTCCTTACCGTTGCTTCAACGCCCCCCAGATCACGATCGAGAGGTGCTCCCCGCGTTCGTAGTTGAACGAAGGCGGATTAGTGGGTGCTGTTGCAAAGTTGGGGCAGTAGGAAGAGCGACGTGAAATAATCACAGCCATGGGTATCTTCTCCGGTCGTCATTTCCCGCGTGACATCATTCTGTGGGCAGTGCGGTGGTACTGCCGCTACGGGGTGAGCTACCGCGATCTGGAGGAAATGATGACCGAGCGGGGCGTGCTGGTCGATCACACCACGATCTACCGCTGGGTCCAGAAATACGCCCCTGAGCTGGACAAGCAAACACGGTGGTACCGGCAGGTACCTGACTGGCAGGCCAGTTCCTGGCGGGTGGATGAGACCTATACCCGGGTCGGCGGCAGGTGGTGCTACCTCTATCGGGCGATCACCGCCGGTGGCCAGACCCTGGATTTTTACCTCTCTCCGAAGCGGAACGTGGCCGCAGCGAAGCGCTTCCTGGCCAAGGCCGTCAGATCCAATGCGTCAGCCGGGTATCCCAGAGTGATCAACGCCGATAAAGCACCCTCCCTAGCCAGGGCAATCGCCGAGTTGAAGTCAGAGGGAATCTGCCCGCCAACAGTGGAACACCGGCAGGTGAAATACCTCAACAACATCTTCCAGAATATCTAAGCAGGCTGGGCCATAATGCTGGCCAGGCGACGAAGAAAGGAGTGTTCGCGGTTCTCCACCCAACTTTGCAACAGCACCCCCGTATGCAACTCGATGCTAGAGACAAGAAATACAGGTTCGCTTTTCACCGTGAGTAGACATGGAAAATAGCAAAGTTCTTGTTTTAATTGGAATCACCCTAATTATTTGGTGCGCGTTATACAGGTACAGAACAACCACCGCTAAATGGGTTTTTATTGCAGCCTCTTTAAGCACCTGTCTAGCGTTTGTCCTAGGTCTATCAGGATTTCTAGGGTTAGGTCATGGTTATGAAGTGTCCCAGGTTTTGTTCCGTTTAAGTAGATGGGAAAATCTGGAATATGCCAAGAAAATTTGACCAGGATGCAAAGGACCGTGTGGTCCGTCTCGTGGAAGATCGCATCTTGGCAGAAAATATGTCGATGCAAGCCGCGTGCCAGGCAGTAGCTCCAAAGCTGGGGGTTTCATGGCATACGGCCCGTCAATGGACTCAACAGGCCCGTCGTGCGGGAAACATCCCAGAACCTGTGCCTGAAGATTTG
This genomic stretch from Corynebacterium tuberculostearicum harbors:
- a CDS encoding succinate dehydrogenase/fumarate reductase iron-sulfur subunit, with amino-acid sequence MKLTLEIWRQAGPTQEGHFETVQVDDASEQMSILELLDHVNEGYIERGEEPFAFASDCREGICGTCGLTVNGRPHGPGQNTPACQQRLFNFTDGQTVKLEPFRSAAYPVIKDMVVDRAALDHVMEQGGYVSMDAGTAPDADTMHLNHETAEYSLDHAACIGCGACVAACPNGAAHLFTGAKLVHLSLMPLGKEERGRRARNMVDDLEANFGHCSLYGECADVCPAGVPLTAVSAVTRERARAAFRGKDD